The region TGACCGTTCTATTATTGATAATTCTCTCTAAGTTTGCTAAGTTTGACAGCTGCCTGAATTTAACTTCCGTATGTGTTTTTTTCGGTTGCGTTGTAATTGTGATTCCATGATTTATCTCGGATAGATATCCTTGTCAAAGCTTGCCCATTTTGGTTTGCTGGATTGCAGtgtttttgatgattttactttcCCTAATGATATCTTTGAAAAGGCAATGTGATCTTCACCGTTTGTGGATATTCTTTCCGGTTGCAGAACATATAGTCACTTTCGGCATTTCTGGTTAATAAACAGGATGTCAAAATATGATTCTGTGATGATTTAACTTCGGTTTACAAATTCAGTTAGCTGTCTCTGTCATTATTTTCTGTCGTAAGAATGAGCCATTGAAACCAACACATTTGAAGTTCAATCAAGAAATTCATGGATTGTTGAACTTCCACGAGAAGGCAAGACCAATATGTTCCCTCCATCCGGATGTTCTGTGATCTTGATATGAATGTCAATGCTATAGATTACGGCAACTCCACCATAGCCTTTAGGAACATGTGTTGATTTGATCGGAGTCCATAGACTTACTGTGTGCAGAGTGATGAGGAGTTCAGCTTGTCTTATTGGAATTCAAAGAGCCAGTGCTGACGTAGGCAGAACATATCAGTGGTCTTCAGCATGGCCTCCAAAAGTGACTGTTTGGAGTGTCTCTTCTTAACATTACGGGAAGCTAGAACGAGTAGTTTCTGATGTTTTCTCTCCTGACCTACAATATTTGTAACCACAGAGACATTCTCATGAATCTAAATTAACCAGCAAGCTAAGATAACGATGGGTCAAATGTTATCGCGACTGATCTATATATTGACCTTTCCTACCAACTCGATATCTGCCAGTTGTCCCTTGAGACTGAATAAGACCGGAATTACCAACAAAGGTAAGGCCTTAAGTAATATCTTGAGTTAACAatgtttgataaaatgttttgattatGAACCTAAAAAAGTTTTACATTTGTTCTAATATTCCATGTTACAATGCGCTGTAACATTTTCTGATTGACGTTTTCCTTCTTATAGCGTAACCCCGTTCCCCGATGATGTATAACATTTTATGGGACTGTTAACATGCTTTTCCACTCCGGGGGTAACGTTGACTCTCACTTTCTGCTCCTCTGGAATGCcatgacaaaatcaaagactAGCGACTAGCAATTCGGTTGGTgtaagaaaaaaacatcaaatatctTTAAGCTGATGTGTTTCTTTTAACGGCTATATAGGATCGACAATCCGACAATTTTTCTATATGTCAACCTCAAGATTTGTTTGAAGAACAAAGTAAGCAActagtttatttgtttttccaCAAGAATGTGGAAAGTGAGCTTTCGATTTTGTCATGACCCTTTCCGGGAGCACAAAGAGCGAAAGGGAATGATACAGGTACCAATTCGAATTAAAGATATATGCGGagataaatattgaataatgaaTGAAAGATAATATAAGTGTACTTTTCGTTTCCGATTATTCAGAAAATATGATGGTGTACAAGGCCAATTGGCTACCGTTAGTGGCAGTCTTTGTAAGTGTAGCAAATGGTGTAACTTACAAGACGCTGCGTACTCCATCTGGACCCGTCAGAGGCATTGCCATTCAGAACAGGAATCAATCAGTATATCAGTATCGAAATATTCCTTATGCAAAACCACCTGTCGGAAACTTGAGGCTTAGAAAACCAGTTCCATTTGGTAGTTGGACAAACGTCCTGGATGCAACATCGTTCGGACCGTCATGTATGCAAGAtccaaaatatatttcaaacatactCGAAAATACGCAAAGGTCGGAAGACTGTCTTCAATTAAATGTGTACACACCATACAATGCTTCCCTAACAAACAGAAAAAGTGTAATGATCTGGATACACGGAGGGGGATATATATTTGGCCAAGGCACCATTTACGATGCGTCACCTCTCACTAATGTAGGAGATGTTATTGTTGTCACGGTGAATTATCGTTTAGGACTTCTCGGATTTCTGAGTACAATGGACGATGCTTCGTTGGGAAATTACGGTCTGTGGGATCAGCGGCTTGCAATTCAATGGGTAAAGCAAAACATCGCTGCATTTGGTGGGGATCCGAACTCAATTACACTTTTCGGTGAATCAGCTGGCTCCATGAGTGTAGCCTTGCATGCTCTTATTCCCAAAAACCAAGGACTATTCCAACGCGTTATCGGTGAAAGTGGACCTGCTAATTCTCCTTCATCAATGAGTTTAGAGGCTAAGAAGGTGTCTAGAGGATATGGTATTTTCCTTCATTGCATAAATGAACATGATGCAAATTTCGACTCATCCGTCCTTGTTCAGTGTTTGAGAGGAAAATCCGCTGCAGAAATTATACAAGCCCAAATGGATTTAAATGAAGGAAAGTATAGAGACAATCAAATAGCAATGAGAGATGCACCTGTAGTTGATGGTGATCTTATTAAAGCTTTTCCCGTAGATGTGATGGCAAATATCTCTTCAGAGGGCTCCTGTTTTTTCCGAACCTTGGATGCTATGTTTGGCAATACAGACGCTGAAGGTTCAATACTGCTGGACATCAATATGAATGATTTAGAACgtcaatataattttaatgtttcaCTTGGTATACCAACTCGATTTTTATGTGATGTTCTTTCTCCTGAGTATGCGAAGGACCTCTTCGAGGGAAACATGGCCGCCGCTGACGCCATCTGtcaaaaatacagcaaaattaaTGACATTGAGCAaagcagaagtgtcatcaactTGTACACAGATGGCATTATGGTAGCCCCTACGGTCAGCACTCTCGACTGCCACTCATCTCCTGGATTGACCATGGGCAGGAATACATTTCAGTATATGTTCACCAAGGAACCAAAGAGTACGAACGAACGCCCTTCTTGGTTCACTGGGGCAAGCCATGCCGCTGAACTTTCCTATTTGTTCTCGTTTGCTGGTTCCAAAGCAGATGACCCATTGCTGTCTTTGATCATGATGACATACTGGGCAAATTTCGCTAAGACCGGGTAAGCTAAGCATTGCTTTGTAATGTTTCTTTTCTGAACAAATTCAATACAATTTCAAAGTGCATGATAGTTACTGTTTCGAAAATAGCCCATGGAACTTTCGCCCTGTAGGAAAACTGTAATAACCATTTTCGGTAGAATACACAATTACCACTCCCCATCGACCACAAAGGAACTTAAGCATTACAAAACATTCTGACATTGACTTATTTATGAATGGATGCATCCACTATATATGCAAAATGTTATATAGACGTTCCGATTTGAATCGTAATTAAGTGTCATATTTTCAGTGTATAGTGtcatatgtacgtttacagcatttgatatcaaaatatctagCAATTTTTACGTCGTATGATTTAATGACGTATGACGCTgtgttctgtttgtttttactGTCTCAGTTTTTCTTATGTAATAAATTCCGTTGATGTAAAATATGCTATCGAtcactgtacattgttttgATATCTAATCAATAATATTCGTACCACAAAAAAAGACTGAGATAACATGAACATTTCCCTGTTATATTTTTGTCTCTCCTATCAcaacacatgtaatataaatgATGCTGACACAAATTTAAAATCCAGTGTCCCTTTTTCTATAGAAAACATACTTTTATGAAACAaatatctgttgtttttgtttacagttcACCAAATGGTCCTGGTCTTCCTCATTGGCCAAGATACGACCAGGTAGCTGGGCTCTACCAACGATTTGACAGCAATATATCACCACAATATCACGTGACACTTGACAGGGTCCAGTTTTGGAACCAATACCTTCCATCATTAGCGAAGAATACTCCAAGTACAGTCGTCGGATAAAAACATTCTAACAGTCATCCTGATTATATTTGTGATGTTGACATCAACCAGATTATTACATCGTCgttatatataccgtgattATCATTGACTTCtgttgaaaaaaacattttaagatgATGAAATGATGtacaatttaatttaaacaaCCAGGTTTGATTTCCCTTCAGTGTTTAGAAAAAAAGTATTAAACGTTCAATTCCTTCCTGGCATTCCGGACTTTTTTATTTGGCATATAATACTATCGAATTGAAGAACGTAATGTACAGAATTGGGCAGTACCTGACAAGCTACCGGTACGAATGTCAGACATAATGTATTCCATCGAGTAAAGAATATTGCTAGACATCATTCATAGATATCCAAACATCATAAACACAAGTCCATACATCAATACTTAAAGACCGTTTTTTCACTTAAAGGACGTCATCATGAGCTCTAAACTGAACTGTaaatttgtttatgttatgtttAATTAATGACCGTTAAGCACATTGTCCTTGACTCTTAAGTTAAAGGTACCCTCATTTTCACAGTGtacctgtttttttttgttttgtttttttttgctttagaTTTTTTATGCAAACATATAGAGGATATTCAATGGTTTGCAGCTTAATAGcggtgaatttttttttatattaaacgACAAACCATTGAAATTTCCTTTTATTACATTTCGAATGAGGCCTAACATGCTATTATCATGTTTTTTCTTTACCTGCTTACTTAAAGTAGATACACCAATTCGTCAAAATGACATTCGTTAAAATACGTTAGAAATAATAAACGACACTTATAAACTACAGTTCGTGTTTATTAATTCCTAGAACACAATATTTTATCCAGTCTTTATGTAAACAGTGTAGTTGGATAAAGATCTTTAATGATTATAAAATGTAGTCCACCTGGTATTGCTGCGCCGATGACGAAGTGACTGATGGAGCGTAGGGTATAAGACTGGGCGTTAATTTGTATGGAAAAGGTACATAAAACCGTTAAATTGAGACAACAAACTTATGCGAGATATGAATTATTTAGAGATGGTCTACAGCTTCATACGCTATTGCTGTCAATGGGCAATATGCTACGATACTTCAACAGGAAAGCAGTTCCGGAAaaccatatatttttattataagtTTGATAATGTTCTACatttcagtcaaaaatgtaatgaatGGCTTTTGAATATCAATGTAAGCGTTCACTAACTGTACAAGTTCGTATTTCTTCACAGCTTCGATAATATTTAATGATGAAGAATTATCTACAATTGTTGGTATCGATTAAGCATTAAtaaccacaggcgcttgcatagaaaatatcactttcgattttgttttgatatgacagcggtatgtgtaatatgttaacctgaaggttggcaactacgacacgagcgaaacggcaccccatctcacttcaatcgactaaaaaacacatttattcaaactgacacggcgcacactacatgcgaccgtcatcagaaaacattcatctttaacctaccgtgccactcaatacgaattgttacatccaaaacacaataatccgtgaaaacatcgccgaattcctcgctcagaacgccatttctcaaactgctccctgagcctgtccagattcttcatttacatacggggttcaaaggtcgtgcgattatataatcgactgtcaccaggtgcacttttttgggtcatctcggcatacttttttttttttttgtatttattttatttttcaagttttttcaGCATAGTAAAAACTTTTTtgggtcatctcggcatacttaATTTCACAGGTGCatgcacaggacgtcgtttgcgagatcacggactaataagatagcatgttttaatgtCAGTGATGAGATCatcctttccttttcttcaactgcatcatttcggtagttgttgaacttcgttttcaatcaaaaagattgcatataacggtgctcaataacttgttcaagacagggccgggacattatacgtataccatgaacaagctgatagttgtttgatattttgatttttcattgtacttgccatctatttagggctatgccaatcttcaatttttaaaaaatggacccctacatgactagttaaaaatgtatataccacacacaataccgataagaataagaggttgttctgggtattctggcgttagccctaaaatactataaaagtctggcgttgacacaaaataaccactactTCCCCCTCAAGTaatctcttttctttctcatttaaattcagtttcataattctgtaagcacttcagccagCTTGATTATTATTAGGGTAGCGTGAtgcttacacactcaattaatcaggtaattcatcaataacttaaattttatatatgcgagCGATGTAAAGTGAAATAAATGGATAATCagtattacaaagaatacattttacaatgcgttaaactctttgacattgtcactggcggatttaaagcccccacccccccccacccccacccccttattttcaattttgaaaaaaatcctGTGTCCGCCCCTGATTGTAGACACTAAGGGGCAAACTGCATGATATCGAGTGTATTAATACCGAAATCAAGTAAGaaagtaatactgtttcgaaaatttgaataaaaaggggtttaaaacaaaatgactgaaggAACTCAATATTTCGATTatcatacagtgatatatgtactcataaaatttagattgaactcgaagaacttctagcaaacattaaatctaacatcgtgggaaatgaaaataaattgatgatggatcatATATCACAACGTACAGATCGTTTGGCtggtctgaagtatgattttcgtatttgacgacgacatgatatttgtaaaatatgcAGAAATAAATTAACTGGtctgaagtaagtaatgttggtacacatgtatacgtttcagtaacctgatgacagtcttattcatgattcacttttctttttgttcgtccagatttcagtaaactgacaaaagttaatcaataaataagcattttgttctacctttgtgacaattatttcattatttaaaaaacgatacgatagtgacgttctgtgtgaatcaatttaagccccctcccccctttccacttatcgaaaatcttattctcgaaagaatgcaaaatttgctataatcatttaatcatttcatttctccgaaattttgttccgaaattttggcctccagacccctcgccaaaaaaaattcggctACCGCCTATGGCGCACgcattaccacattaccactaaattactggaacccgcccccccccccccccccccccccccctccaattCCTGGATCAGCGCCCCtgctgtgtactgtcatatacggtGCATGGTAATCTAACGTTCAcaataatgaataatttatgattataaatcatcgttcatcgacgaaactctccaaataatcgtaaattagatgaaactcttcagcgagccgaagaattttccggacaaaatgcatgcggagatgacAACTCTGGCACATTTTGATTTCCTGTGAAACCTGCATACTTAATTGGAATAAAATCGGACATTATGTAAGCCAATATATAGCCTTCATCTGGCCgatgtatacatgatatatcAATAGAAGCATATATAACACACCTACATATCTAATGTTaagaaaatatacataataaaagTCTTGGTCTTGGTGTCTAATGTAACTGAATTCTAACAAATTTAGAAGGCTCTCTAGGCCTAATGATACCGAAAGTAACACGCAGTCAATTTTACCTAGAACACATAGAgatgtattcctacactgaccaaatcactgtaaattgtagtagGCAGTTTTAAACTACAATTTGATTTTCTAAAGATACATTTGCAAATGTCACGCGgaatgtagatattttacttatatatattttatgtagcaCGTTCATATTCTTATACTGACAATTGCATATACTATAATTGACACATACGCATGCACGGGAATCTCAACTCACGtatatttgttaatttacatatttatcatttataacaTGTACCATGACACTCCTGAT is a window of Pecten maximus unplaced genomic scaffold, xPecMax1.1, whole genome shotgun sequence DNA encoding:
- the LOC117321047 gene encoding carboxylesterase 1E-like: MMVYKANWLPLVAVFVSVANGVTYKTLRTPSGPVRGIAIQNRNQSVYQYRNIPYAKPPVGNLRLRKPVPFGSWTNVLDATSFGPSCMQDPKYISNILENTQRSEDCLQLNVYTPYNASLTNRKSVMIWIHGGGYIFGQGTIYDASPLTNVGDVIVVTVNYRLGLLGFLSTMDDASLGNYGLWDQRLAIQWVKQNIAAFGGDPNSITLFGESAGSMSVALHALIPKNQGLFQRVIGESGPANSPSSMSLEAKKVSRGYGIFLHCINEHDANFDSSVLVQCLRGKSAAEIIQAQMDLNEGKYRDNQIAMRDAPVVDGDLIKAFPVDVMANISSEGSCFFRTLDAMFGNTDAEGSILLDINMNDLERQYNFNVSLGIPTRFLCDVLSPEYAKDLFEGNMAAADAICQKYSKINDIEQSRSVINLYTDGIMVAPTVSTLDCHSSPGLTMGRNTFQYMFTKEPKSTNERPSWFTGASHAAELSYLFSFAGSKADDPLLSLIMMTYWANFAKTGSPNGPGLPHWPRYDQVAGLYQRFDSNISPQYHVTLDRVQFWNQYLPSLAKNTPSTVVG